A genomic window from Parvularcula sp. LCG005 includes:
- a CDS encoding plasmid mobilization protein encodes MSGGQVAKFNKAAKPKKKRPAPISLRVTEEERALLKERAGRRSVNAYIRQKVFGDDASPRRSYRRPQTDDAAISQALAVLGQSHLASNLNQIAKAANIGTLPVTTDLVSELQSACADIRQMRDALIFALGLTSKG; translated from the coding sequence ATGAGCGGCGGGCAAGTAGCCAAATTCAACAAAGCCGCCAAGCCGAAGAAAAAACGTCCCGCGCCCATTTCCTTGCGAGTGACGGAAGAAGAGCGAGCCCTTCTCAAGGAACGGGCCGGACGGCGCTCGGTAAATGCCTATATCCGGCAAAAGGTCTTTGGCGATGACGCTTCACCTCGGCGCAGCTATCGCAGGCCGCAAACCGACGATGCGGCCATTTCCCAGGCGCTAGCCGTACTAGGGCAATCGCATCTCGCCTCAAACCTGAACCAGATCGCCAAGGCGGCAAATATTGGCACTCTGCCGGTGACAACCGATCTGGTGTCAGAACTCCAATCGGCCTGCGCAGATATCCGGCAAATGCGGGATGCGTTGATCTTTGCACTCGGCCTCACGTCCAAGGGTTAG
- a CDS encoding relaxase/mobilization nuclease domain-containing protein, protein MILVGNQRGGAQNLALHLLSPENEHVHVHEISGFASETLQGAFNEAYAISRGTRCQQFLFSLSLNPPEDAEVSEEEFDSAISKVEEKLGLTGQPRAIVFHEKEGRRHCHAVWSRIDAQEMKAIPLSFSKSKMQEVSRELYLEHGWKMPRGLAQHGQSDPRNFTLAEWQQAKRMGRNARDLKQTMLDAWAISDSRAGFEAALQERGFKLARGDRRGFVAVPYDGEVLSLSRYLGVTKKDMESRLGSPKESPSIEETKRQMAQEMTPVMRGYLRQADEQHRRQMEPHLRKKTEMTARHRQERATLDQKLTVQAKQDALARAARLSTGWRGLWQRVSGKRDKIIAENLREAEAAKLRDSQERHALVKTQLQQRRMPQKPIKWERQRHTKLLAEIHRELARYRKEGREVSPRLVASEIKRSRKNRKTEYSGRRGKAPETGTYRRKPQGPSISR, encoded by the coding sequence ATGATCCTGGTTGGTAATCAGCGCGGCGGGGCCCAAAACCTCGCCCTGCATCTTCTGTCGCCGGAAAACGAGCACGTTCATGTGCATGAGATTTCAGGCTTCGCGTCGGAAACGCTTCAGGGTGCTTTCAACGAAGCCTATGCAATCTCTCGTGGCACCAGGTGCCAGCAGTTTCTCTTCTCCCTGTCGCTGAATCCGCCCGAAGATGCAGAGGTCAGCGAGGAAGAGTTTGATAGTGCTATTAGCAAGGTTGAAGAAAAGCTCGGCCTGACAGGCCAGCCGCGCGCCATCGTCTTTCATGAAAAGGAAGGCCGTCGACATTGCCACGCCGTGTGGTCTCGGATCGATGCCCAGGAAATGAAAGCCATTCCGCTTTCCTTCTCGAAGAGCAAAATGCAGGAGGTCTCACGGGAGCTGTATCTGGAGCATGGATGGAAGATGCCACGGGGACTGGCTCAGCACGGTCAATCCGATCCCCGCAACTTCACACTGGCCGAATGGCAGCAAGCCAAACGGATGGGCCGCAACGCCCGCGACCTCAAACAGACGATGCTGGATGCCTGGGCTATCTCGGACAGCCGTGCCGGGTTTGAAGCAGCGCTACAGGAACGCGGGTTCAAGCTCGCTCGTGGCGACCGCCGAGGATTTGTCGCGGTGCCCTATGACGGTGAAGTGCTCTCGCTATCTCGGTATCTCGGCGTGACAAAAAAGGACATGGAATCTCGTCTGGGTTCTCCAAAAGAATCGCCCTCTATCGAGGAAACGAAGCGCCAGATGGCGCAGGAAATGACCCCGGTCATGCGCGGTTATCTGCGGCAGGCAGACGAGCAGCATCGGCGGCAGATGGAACCGCACCTTCGGAAGAAAACCGAGATGACGGCACGGCACCGCCAAGAACGCGCGACGCTCGATCAGAAATTGACCGTACAAGCAAAGCAGGATGCGCTTGCCAGAGCCGCGCGCCTATCAACAGGCTGGCGCGGCCTCTGGCAGCGGGTGAGCGGTAAGAGAGATAAGATCATTGCGGAGAACTTGCGCGAGGCGGAAGCCGCCAAGCTGCGCGATAGCCAAGAACGCCACGCTCTCGTGAAGACACAGCTTCAACAACGGCGGATGCCGCAAAAGCCGATCAAATGGGAACGCCAGCGGCACACAAAACTCCTGGCGGAGATCCACCGGGAGCTGGCGCGGTATCGAAAAGAAGGTCGAGAGGTTTCGCCTCGACTTGTAGCCTCGGAGATCAAACGGAGCCGAAAAAATCGGAAGACGGAATATAGTGGCCGTCGAGGCAAAGCTCCCGAAACCGGAACGTATAGGCGCAAGCCTCAAGGTCCATCTATATCTCGTTGA
- a CDS encoding PepSY domain-containing protein has protein sequence MTRSAVRRWSVVHTWSSLVCTVFLLMLCVTGLPLIFHDEIENALSTQSWSPANPDGPLLSYDDVLEAALSRRQDEVPLYMSFDIDRPVVNVTSGPTPDAPGSAMHFAPIDRTSGDAVPVEAPAGGIMDFLLQLHTDMFLGLPGMLFLGAMGAAFTLAIVSGVVLYAPFMRKHEFGMVRLARSRRARWLDLHNLLGIVTVMWASAVGVTGVVNTLEKPINDQWRDHALADLIAPYEGRDVPTSLASLDEAISAAVAEAPGMTLQFVAFPGTDYSTDHHFAIFLHGNTPLTEQLITPVLVDAVTGDVAGKREMPWTSKALSLSRPLHFGDYGGLPLKILWFLFDLVTIIVLITGIYLFFERRRRGRREV, from the coding sequence ATGACCCGTTCCGCCGTCAGACGATGGAGTGTCGTGCATACATGGTCCAGCCTAGTGTGTACGGTCTTTCTCCTGATGCTGTGCGTCACGGGTCTTCCGCTGATCTTTCACGATGAGATCGAAAACGCGCTGAGCACACAAAGCTGGTCTCCGGCCAACCCCGACGGCCCGCTGCTCTCCTATGACGACGTGCTTGAAGCTGCGTTGTCGCGCCGTCAGGACGAAGTCCCCCTCTATATGAGCTTCGACATTGATCGCCCCGTGGTGAATGTCACCTCTGGACCAACGCCCGATGCACCGGGTTCCGCCATGCATTTTGCGCCCATTGACCGGACAAGCGGTGACGCGGTGCCCGTAGAGGCGCCCGCAGGCGGCATCATGGACTTTCTGTTGCAGCTGCATACGGACATGTTTCTGGGCCTGCCAGGCATGCTTTTTCTAGGGGCCATGGGCGCCGCCTTCACCCTGGCCATTGTGTCTGGCGTTGTTCTTTATGCCCCCTTCATGCGCAAGCACGAGTTTGGCATGGTCCGCCTTGCCCGTTCGCGGCGCGCGCGCTGGCTCGACCTTCACAATCTCCTCGGCATCGTCACCGTGATGTGGGCCAGTGCCGTCGGCGTGACAGGCGTGGTGAACACGCTTGAAAAACCGATCAATGATCAGTGGCGGGACCACGCCCTGGCGGATCTGATCGCGCCCTATGAGGGGCGGGATGTCCCCACATCGCTGGCTTCACTGGACGAAGCCATCAGCGCGGCTGTGGCAGAAGCGCCGGGGATGACATTGCAGTTCGTGGCCTTTCCGGGAACGGATTACTCGACCGACCATCATTTTGCGATCTTCCTCCACGGCAACACACCATTGACAGAACAGCTGATTACGCCGGTTCTGGTGGATGCTGTCACTGGTGACGTCGCAGGCAAGCGTGAGATGCCGTGGACATCGAAGGCCCTGTCGCTATCGCGCCCGCTTCATTTCGGTGATTATGGCGGGCTGCCGCTGAAAATCCTGTGGTTTCTGTTTGATCTTGTGACGATCATTGTGCTGATCACCGGGATTTATCTGTTTTTCGAACGCCGCCGCCGCGGAAGGCGGGAGGTATGA
- a CDS encoding DUF3644 domain-containing protein, whose translation MVKRNSAGALTSEEKPIVKALLKKGWRNQDIQHLLNKGRVATINAARITEVKSDQSIKSSREEDVDFFIRKKDSYDPVTGLNLYDDERLIRAREAMILAVQSFNSPTLRFKAEQFAVQSNIAWTYLLHEYYNREGVKIVGKDGRSLLLSQMIKRHDFPLSAGVANNIRDMIDIRDTVEHNLLRRSDVKFFGLFQASCLNFDKAICQLFGDRVSLRSDLSIALQFTKVNFSQLIELQKFDIPEHIEALDARIDQRLSKEEKADLDYRFRVVYMLEASSKSKSHFQFIQPGSDEGKEIHNILEKRVIADDDYPYKPSQAAKLIRERSGKKFSSHNHTQAWKRYRVRPASNAKSRDQTDKEFCIFHKTHGDYTYNDAWVDFIAEKISDEAEFDRLKSTK comes from the coding sequence ATGGTAAAGCGCAATTCCGCCGGTGCATTAACATCCGAAGAGAAGCCGATTGTTAAAGCGCTCCTCAAGAAGGGCTGGCGGAATCAAGATATTCAACATCTATTGAATAAGGGCCGCGTTGCAACGATCAATGCCGCCCGCATAACCGAGGTAAAGTCCGATCAATCAATCAAATCTTCCCGTGAGGAAGACGTCGATTTCTTTATTCGAAAGAAAGATTCATACGATCCTGTCACCGGATTGAATCTATATGACGACGAGCGATTAATACGTGCACGTGAAGCTATGATACTTGCAGTCCAAAGCTTTAATAGCCCGACGCTGCGTTTCAAAGCGGAACAATTTGCGGTTCAATCAAACATAGCTTGGACCTACCTTCTCCACGAATACTACAACCGGGAGGGGGTCAAGATCGTCGGAAAGGATGGGCGGTCGTTGTTGCTGTCGCAAATGATAAAACGCCACGATTTCCCTCTATCTGCCGGGGTTGCCAATAATATCCGTGATATGATCGATATCCGTGATACGGTGGAGCATAATCTACTGCGACGCTCAGACGTCAAATTCTTTGGTTTGTTTCAAGCAAGCTGTTTGAATTTTGACAAAGCGATATGTCAGCTGTTTGGAGATAGGGTATCTCTTAGATCGGATTTATCGATTGCCCTACAGTTTACCAAGGTGAATTTCTCTCAGCTGATCGAATTGCAGAAGTTCGATATTCCTGAGCATATCGAGGCGCTGGACGCCCGAATAGATCAAAGGTTATCAAAGGAAGAAAAGGCCGACTTGGATTATCGATTCAGGGTGGTTTATATGTTGGAGGCGAGCTCCAAGTCGAAATCGCATTTCCAGTTTATTCAGCCTGGATCGGACGAAGGCAAGGAGATCCACAACATACTCGAGAAAAGAGTAATTGCTGATGATGACTACCCATATAAGCCTAGTCAGGCTGCGAAATTAATCCGGGAACGCTCTGGAAAGAAATTTAGCTCACACAATCACACTCAAGCTTGGAAGCGATACAGAGTCCGACCAGCGTCAAATGCTAAATCTAGAGATCAGACCGATAAAGAATTCTGCATATTTCATAAAACGCATGGAGATTATACCTACAACGATGCCTGGGTGGACTTCATTGCCGAAAAGATTTCTGACGAAGCTGAGTTCGACCGACTGAAGTCTACTAAATAA
- a CDS encoding TonB-dependent siderophore receptor — translation MKQWLVSSASVLAALSASAFAQETADEDMIIVTGSQVVLGGTYDGDQVSRGARAGLLGNLDYMEQPFSSIGYTEDLLRQQQAISVGDAVRNDPTVRLAKGFGNFQEVFIIRGFPVYSDDMTYNGVYGILPRQFVAAELIERVEVFRGANAFLNGAAPGGSASGGLVNIVPKRAGEEPVTRLTAGLVGQGHLSLAADAGRRFGTDDEFGIRINAVKRDGETAIEGQERDLTVLSLGTDYRGERVRFTFDMGYQDHRIDRPRPQVTPLGDVPEVPGTDANYGQPWTYTDEQQLFGAFRGEVDLTTAVTAWLAVGGRTGEEQNVLANPNATAEGLTTAYRFDNTREDNVVSADTGISWTVATGSIDHRFVASASVIDLESKNAYALSDFINTIPGNLYEINSAAIPANDFFTGGELDNPLTTEETTNTSYALADTLSFIDGRLQATLGLRFQDIETTSFDYNTGAELSSYSADAVTPTVGVVYRATDGISVFGNYAENLRPGAIAPATSGGTPISNAGEILDPFRGEQLEAGVKFDQGSYGGTVSVFTLNQPQSIVDDGVFTDGGEVRVSGLEAVAYGEPVTDLQLIGGFTWLDAELETTDGGLNEGNRPIGVPEFQANLSAQYAVASVPGLSLDSRIMYTGEQYTNTANSVAIDSWTRLDIGAAYSWTVSENELTLRARAENVLNKNYWSSTGGFPGANYLVQGDPRTYLISLSVGL, via the coding sequence ATGAAACAGTGGCTTGTCAGTTCAGCCAGCGTCCTTGCCGCCCTTTCCGCCTCGGCGTTCGCCCAGGAAACCGCCGATGAGGACATGATTATCGTGACCGGATCGCAGGTGGTGCTAGGCGGGACCTATGATGGCGATCAGGTCAGCCGCGGCGCGCGCGCGGGCCTTCTGGGCAATCTCGATTATATGGAACAGCCCTTCTCCAGTATTGGCTATACCGAGGACCTTCTGCGCCAGCAGCAGGCCATCAGCGTCGGCGATGCTGTGCGAAATGACCCCACCGTCCGGCTCGCCAAAGGGTTTGGCAACTTCCAGGAAGTCTTCATCATCCGCGGCTTCCCCGTCTATTCCGATGACATGACCTATAACGGTGTCTACGGCATTCTTCCGCGGCAGTTTGTGGCAGCGGAACTGATTGAGCGGGTCGAGGTCTTCCGCGGCGCGAACGCCTTCCTGAACGGGGCAGCCCCCGGCGGCAGCGCATCCGGCGGCCTCGTGAATATCGTGCCCAAGCGCGCAGGCGAAGAGCCGGTAACACGGCTCACCGCTGGCCTCGTTGGACAGGGCCATTTGTCGCTGGCCGCCGACGCCGGTCGGCGCTTTGGCACTGATGATGAGTTCGGCATCCGTATCAATGCCGTCAAGCGGGACGGTGAAACGGCGATTGAAGGACAGGAGAGGGACCTGACCGTTCTCTCCCTTGGCACCGACTATCGGGGGGAGCGCGTCCGCTTCACCTTTGACATGGGCTATCAGGATCATCGCATCGACCGCCCCCGTCCACAGGTCACCCCCCTTGGCGATGTGCCAGAAGTCCCCGGCACCGACGCGAATTATGGTCAGCCATGGACCTATACGGACGAACAGCAGCTTTTCGGCGCTTTCCGCGGCGAGGTTGATCTGACAACTGCGGTGACAGCCTGGCTGGCCGTTGGGGGACGCACGGGGGAGGAACAGAACGTCCTTGCCAACCCCAATGCCACCGCCGAAGGCCTGACCACCGCCTACCGCTTTGACAATACGCGGGAGGACAATGTCGTCTCTGCCGACACGGGTATCAGCTGGACAGTGGCGACGGGAAGCATTGACCACCGCTTCGTCGCATCGGCATCCGTCATCGATCTTGAATCGAAAAACGCCTACGCTCTGTCAGATTTCATCAACACCATCCCGGGCAATCTGTATGAAATCAACAGCGCAGCAATTCCCGCCAATGACTTCTTCACGGGCGGAGAGCTCGACAATCCGCTGACCACGGAAGAAACGACAAACACGAGCTACGCTCTGGCCGACACGCTGTCTTTCATTGACGGCAGGCTACAGGCGACGCTGGGCCTGCGTTTTCAGGACATCGAAACGACGTCATTTGATTACAACACCGGCGCAGAACTTTCATCCTACAGCGCGGACGCGGTCACCCCGACGGTTGGCGTTGTCTATCGCGCGACCGATGGTATTTCCGTCTTCGGGAACTATGCCGAAAACCTGCGCCCCGGGGCCATTGCCCCTGCGACCAGCGGTGGTACACCTATCAGCAATGCTGGCGAAATCCTCGACCCCTTCCGCGGCGAACAGCTGGAGGCTGGCGTCAAATTTGATCAGGGTAGCTATGGCGGGACCGTCAGTGTCTTCACGCTCAACCAGCCCCAGTCGATTGTAGACGATGGCGTCTTTACAGATGGCGGCGAAGTGCGGGTGAGCGGCCTTGAAGCTGTCGCCTATGGGGAACCTGTGACGGACCTGCAGCTGATCGGCGGGTTTACCTGGCTGGATGCGGAGCTAGAGACAACCGATGGTGGCCTGAATGAAGGCAATCGCCCGATCGGCGTGCCGGAGTTTCAGGCCAACCTGTCGGCGCAATACGCTGTTGCATCGGTGCCCGGCCTGTCGCTGGACAGTCGAATTATGTACACAGGTGAACAGTACACGAACACAGCCAATAGTGTTGCAATCGATTCATGGACGCGCCTCGACATTGGCGCCGCCTATAGCTGGACGGTTTCAGAGAATGAGCTGACCTTGCGCGCAAGGGCTGAGAACGTTCTGAACAAAAACTATTGGTCGTCTACGGGCGGCTTCCCGGGGGCCAACTATCTGGTGCAGGGTGACCCGCGGACCTACCTCATCAGCCTGTCCGTCGGGCTCTAG
- a CDS encoding type III restriction-modification system endonuclease translates to MKLKFKTQAYQTAAVEAVIDCFEGQPKSNPLSYRIDPGKRTDVRLELEAGFKNEDILLGDAALLSNIQAVQKRQNLPLSKSLTDFSMLDAKGARKPVKGGYKPGAKINLDIEMETGTGKTYCYIKTMFEMHKRFGWSKFIVMVPSIAIREGVQKSFQITADHFAETYGKKARFFTYNSKRLHELESFSSDAGINVMIINIQAFNAKGADNRRIYDELDDFQSRRPIDVISANRPILILDEPQKMEGKATLDALPKFNPLMILRYSATHKTQHNKVHRLDALDAYNQKLVKKIAVRGIQTRGLAGTNAYLYLEGIDISTKAPVARIEMEVKLKSGEIKRQLKRLEFKDDLYTASGDLDQYRGYVISQIDANQDVIEFTNGESLIAGEAQGDVNENDIRRIQIRETIKAHFDKEKQLFAQGIKVLSLFFIDEVKKYRDYDQDDEKGEYARVFEREYATLKEEYLSELAIDNDEYRAYLGEIDPGKTHNGYFSIDKKNRMVDPSMKKTGEDKGLSDDETAYDLILKDKERLLSFEEPTRFIFSHSALREGWDNPNVFVMCMLKHSDNTISRRQEVGRGLRLSVDRHGERIDHPSLVHEINVLTVVASESYKDFVKGLQTEIAETLSARPRKADEDYFTGKVLQTEDGPVEVTPAMAKQIYRYLLKNDFTDDSDGITDAYHQAKEAGELPGFAEELEPYRHQIIDLIDSVFDDSKLPRIEDGRKPKTNPLNANFKKKEFQELWARINRKAVYRVEFDSQELIAKAIKALDSELRVTPLQYTVQRGEQAAALTDEQLRTGDGFKLSETSTEKGGFVYSDVTYDLVGKVAENTQLTRRTVAHILTGVQPLIFDQFKSNPEHFIAEASRLIKEQKATAVIEKLQYDEVEDRYETDIFTAAQSGQDFSRATEKLKRHIYDYCVVDSSQERRFVDELDTSDEVVVYAKLPRGFLIPTPVGDYNPDWAISFTRGCVKHIYFLAETKGSMSSMALREIERTKIKCARKFFNEINQRIEADKVKYDVVTDFGKLMDMVSGVAA, encoded by the coding sequence ATGAAGCTCAAATTCAAAACCCAAGCCTATCAGACCGCCGCCGTTGAGGCGGTGATCGATTGCTTTGAGGGCCAGCCCAAGTCCAATCCGCTCAGCTATCGGATTGATCCCGGCAAGCGCACCGACGTGCGACTGGAGCTGGAAGCCGGGTTCAAGAACGAGGACATCCTGCTTGGGGATGCCGCGCTTCTGAGTAACATCCAGGCCGTCCAAAAGCGCCAAAACCTGCCTCTATCAAAATCGCTGACCGACTTCTCCATGCTTGACGCGAAGGGTGCGCGGAAGCCCGTCAAAGGCGGCTACAAGCCCGGCGCGAAGATCAATCTCGATATCGAGATGGAAACCGGTACCGGAAAGACCTATTGCTACATCAAGACCATGTTCGAGATGCACAAGCGTTTCGGCTGGTCGAAATTCATCGTCATGGTGCCGAGCATCGCCATCCGCGAAGGCGTCCAAAAATCCTTCCAGATCACGGCGGATCACTTCGCGGAAACCTACGGCAAAAAGGCGCGGTTCTTCACCTACAATTCCAAGCGCCTGCACGAGCTGGAGAGCTTCTCCAGCGACGCCGGGATCAATGTGATGATCATCAACATCCAGGCGTTTAATGCCAAGGGTGCTGACAATCGCCGAATCTACGACGAGCTGGACGACTTCCAGTCCCGCCGCCCGATCGATGTGATCAGCGCGAACCGTCCGATCCTGATCCTCGATGAACCTCAAAAAATGGAAGGCAAGGCAACACTCGACGCGCTCCCAAAATTCAATCCGCTGATGATCTTGCGGTACTCCGCGACCCACAAGACGCAGCATAATAAGGTGCACCGGCTCGACGCCCTCGACGCGTACAACCAGAAGCTCGTGAAGAAGATTGCCGTGCGCGGTATCCAGACACGCGGCCTCGCAGGGACAAACGCCTACCTCTATCTCGAAGGCATCGACATCTCGACCAAAGCGCCCGTGGCCCGGATCGAGATGGAGGTGAAGCTCAAATCCGGTGAGATCAAACGCCAGCTGAAGCGGCTCGAATTCAAGGATGATCTTTATACGGCGTCAGGTGATCTCGATCAGTATCGCGGCTATGTCATCTCACAGATCGACGCCAATCAGGACGTGATCGAATTCACGAACGGCGAGAGCCTTATCGCCGGTGAAGCCCAAGGCGACGTGAACGAAAACGACATCCGCCGCATCCAAATTCGCGAAACGATCAAGGCGCATTTCGACAAGGAAAAGCAGCTCTTCGCTCAGGGCATCAAGGTCCTCTCACTCTTCTTCATCGACGAGGTGAAGAAGTATCGCGACTACGACCAGGACGACGAGAAAGGCGAATATGCCCGCGTGTTCGAGCGCGAGTATGCAACCCTCAAAGAGGAATATCTCTCGGAGTTGGCGATCGATAATGACGAGTACCGTGCCTATCTCGGCGAGATTGATCCGGGCAAAACGCACAACGGTTATTTCTCGATCGACAAGAAGAACCGCATGGTCGATCCGAGCATGAAAAAGACGGGTGAGGATAAGGGGCTCTCGGACGACGAGACCGCCTACGATCTAATCCTGAAAGACAAAGAGCGACTGCTATCGTTCGAAGAGCCGACGCGCTTCATCTTCTCACACTCTGCGCTTCGTGAGGGCTGGGACAACCCGAATGTCTTCGTCATGTGCATGCTGAAGCACAGCGACAACACGATATCCCGCCGTCAGGAAGTTGGCCGTGGTCTTCGTCTGTCCGTCGATCGCCACGGAGAGCGGATCGACCACCCATCGCTTGTGCATGAGATTAACGTCCTGACCGTCGTCGCGAGCGAGAGCTATAAGGACTTCGTCAAAGGTCTCCAGACCGAGATAGCGGAGACGCTTTCCGCGCGTCCGCGCAAAGCTGACGAAGACTACTTCACCGGTAAGGTTCTCCAAACCGAGGATGGTCCGGTCGAGGTGACGCCCGCGATGGCGAAACAGATCTACCGCTATCTGCTGAAGAATGACTTCACGGACGATTCCGACGGGATAACGGACGCATATCATCAAGCAAAAGAAGCTGGCGAACTGCCAGGCTTTGCCGAGGAGCTTGAACCCTACCGTCACCAGATCATCGACCTGATCGACAGCGTCTTTGACGACAGCAAGCTGCCCCGCATCGAAGATGGCCGAAAGCCGAAGACCAACCCGCTGAACGCCAATTTCAAAAAGAAGGAATTCCAGGAACTTTGGGCACGGATCAATCGCAAGGCCGTCTATCGCGTCGAATTTGATTCCCAAGAACTGATCGCCAAAGCAATCAAGGCACTCGATAGCGAACTTCGAGTGACGCCGCTGCAGTACACCGTTCAGCGTGGTGAGCAGGCCGCTGCGTTGACCGATGAGCAGCTGAGAACGGGCGATGGCTTCAAGCTATCTGAAACCTCCACCGAGAAGGGTGGGTTCGTTTATTCGGACGTGACCTATGACCTTGTCGGAAAGGTCGCCGAAAACACACAGCTAACGCGCCGCACGGTCGCGCACATTTTAACTGGCGTCCAACCACTGATTTTCGACCAGTTCAAGTCGAACCCGGAACATTTCATTGCCGAAGCCTCACGTCTCATAAAGGAGCAGAAGGCAACGGCGGTCATCGAGAAACTCCAGTACGATGAAGTTGAAGACCGCTATGAGACAGACATCTTCACCGCCGCTCAGAGTGGGCAAGACTTCTCTCGCGCGACCGAGAAGCTGAAAAGGCACATCTACGATTACTGTGTGGTCGATTCCAGCCAAGAACGCCGCTTCGTGGACGAATTGGATACAAGCGATGAGGTGGTGGTCTACGCCAAACTTCCAAGAGGCTTTCTAATCCCAACCCCGGTCGGCGACTACAATCCAGATTGGGCAATTTCGTTCACTCGAGGGTGCGTGAAACACATTTACTTTTTGGCCGAGACCAAAGGTTCCATGTCATCGATGGCGCTTCGCGAAATTGAACGCACCAAGATCAAATGCGCGCGCAAATTCTTCAACGAGATCAATCAACGGATCGAGGCCGACAAGGTCAAGTACGACGTCGTGACCGATTTCGGTAAACTGATGGACATGGTCAGCGGGGTGGCTGCGTGA